The Astatotilapia calliptera chromosome 14, fAstCal1.2, whole genome shotgun sequence genome includes a region encoding these proteins:
- the glod4 gene encoding glyoxalase domain-containing protein 4 produces MALRRALHFVFKVGDRAKTATFYRDVLGMKILRHEEFEEGCKATCNGPYDGKWSKTMVGFGPEDDHFVAELTYNYGVGEYKLGNDFLGITLQSSQAVSNAKCLGWPLTEVGEALYLTQAPGGYPFYLVDKEQPHNDPVQKVCLGVSDLQRSTHYWSTLLGMKVMDKNEERKTVLMGFADSQCKLELQDIGGMVDHGTAFGRIAFSCPREQLPVIEALMKKENQKILTPLVSLDTPGKATVEVVILADPDGHEICFVGDEAFRQLSMLDPKGNEFLDKAMAEDKSDEWFAKHNKQKTAA; encoded by the exons ATGGCTTTGAGACGAGcgttgcattttgttttcaaagttgGTGACAGGGCTAAAACTGCCACCTTTTACAGAGATGTTCTAGGTATGAAG attttaagACACGAAGAGTTTGAGGAAGGCTGCAAGGCAACTTGTAATGG CCCTTATGATGGGAAATGGAGCAAGACAATGGTTGGCTTTGGTCCAGAGGATGACCATTTTGTTGCTGAACTGACCTACAACTATGGTGTGGGAGAATATAAACTTGGCAATGACTTCTTG GGGATCACTCTGCAGTCGAGCCAAGCTGTAAGCAATGCTAAATGTCTCGGGTGGCCTCTCACTGAGGTGGGAGAGGCTCTGTATCTGACTCAGGCTCCTGGAGGCTATCCTTTCTATCTGGTGGACAAAGAGCAACCTCATAATG ACCCTGTGCAGAAGGTTTGTCTCGGGGTATCAGACCTCCAAAGATCGACCCACTACTGGTCCACACTCTTGGGGATGAAAGTGATGGACAAAAATGAGGAAAGGAAGACGGTGCTCATGGGATTTGCAGACAGTCAA TGCAAACTGGAGCTTCAGGACATTGGAGGGATGGTTGACCATGGAACAGCTTTTGGGAGAATAGCGTTTTCATGCCCGCGGGAGCaa CTGCCGGTTATTGAAGCCttgatgaaaaaggaaaatcagaAAATTCTCACCCCATTGGTCAGCTTGGACACTCCTGGAAAAGCTACAGTAGAAGTGGTTATTTTGGCTGACCCT GATGGCCATGAGATTTGTTTTGTGGGAGATGAGGCCTTTAGGCAGCTTTCCATGTTGGATCCCAAAGGGAATGAATTCCTTGATAAG GCTATGGCTGAAGATAAAAGTGATGAATGGTTTgccaaacacaacaaacagaagACTGCTGCATGA
- the mrm3a gene encoding rRNA methyltransferase 3A, mitochondrial, whose product MAAYSRSMICLISMIERHAFLTTRSCVTVESKRYVRGLRRKPVRVLFPENETGKVVKVPQIQSDEPKIQRETKGRIISAGTQHHEERNSVRTRTDEQSATKHAFTVTKNEVDGLRYERASPGDKRLARLVSVARSRTFRDHQGKILLEGRRLICDALDAGAKPQTVFFSTVDRLRELPLDKLRRATLVKVKFEDIKLWSDVVAPQGVIAIFSRPDPARLNFASKGHSVHLSLICDNIRDPGNLGTMLRCAAAAGCHNALLTKGCVDVWEPKVLRAAMGAHFRLPIYPSLDWDDVENHLPKPVTVHVADSSGSPDRSREVEVNVSPEPSKAGDYDWVSSRPNRKNMEYEDYDSDSDSEHEGLSLPRVDTKLYYDSWAQSPTALVIGGETNGLSLEAVQLAEKTDGHRLFIPVVPDVDSLNSAMAASILLFEGRKQLLKLLQTSGKKHQCKAERQFP is encoded by the exons ATGGCAGCGTACTCAAGAAGCATGATCTGCCTGATTTCCATGATAGAGCGACATGCTTTCCTAACAACCAGGAGCTGTGTCACTGTGGAATCAAAACGGTATGTACGCGGACTGAGGAGGAAACCTGTCAGAGTGCTGTTTCCTGAAAACGAGACGGGAAAAGTCGTAAAGGTGCCTCAGATTCAGTCAGACGAGCCAAAGATCCAGAGGGAGACCAAGGGAAGAATCATATCTGCAGGTACACAGCATCACGAAGAGAGAAACTCTGTCAGGACGAGGACTGATGAGCAGTCAGCTACGAAACATGCTTTTACTGTGACAAAGAATGAAGTGGACGGACTGCGCTATGAGAGGGCTTCGCCTGGAGATAAAAGACTGGC GAGGTTAGTGAGTGTGGCTCGTTCCAGGACATTTCGGGACCACCAAGGTAAAATCCTTCTTGAAGGCAGGCGTTTGATCTGTGACGCCCTGGATGCTGGTGCTAAACCACAGACTGTGTTCTTCAGCACGGTGGATCGACTCAGAGAGCTGCCCTTAGATAAGCTGAGAAGGGCCACACTAGTGAAAGTCAAGTTTGAGGACATCAAGCTCTGGTCTGACGTTGTAGCCCCACAGGGAGTGATCG CGATATTTTCTCGCCCAGATCCGGCACGGTTAAACTTTGCAAGTAAAGGTCACTCAGTGCATTTGTCTCTGATATGTGACAACATCCGGGATCCTGGGAATCTCGGGACTATGCTGcgatgtgctgctgctgctggctgtcATAATGCCCTCCTCACAAAGG gTTGTGTGGATGTTTGGGAGCCTAAAGTTCTCCGTGCAGCAATGGGCGCCCATTTCCGCCTTCCCATCTATCCCAGCCTTGACTGGGATGATGTTGAAAACCATCTCCCTAAACCCGTGACTGTCCACGTGGCCGACAGCAGTGGCAGCCCTGACAGAAGTAGAGAAGTAGAGGTTAATGTGTCTCCTGAACCCTCCAAAGCTGGAGATTACGACTGGGTCAGCTCAAGACCCAACCGCAAAAACATGGAGTACGAGGATTACGATTCTGATTCGGACTCTGAACATGAGGGACTTTCACTCCCCAGAGTGGACACTAAGCTGTACTATGACAGTTGGGCTCAAAGCCCAACTGCTCTTGTGATAGGTGGTGAGACGAATGGTTTGAGTCTAGAAGCAGTCCAGTTGGCAGAGAAAACTGACGGCCACAGGCTCTTTATTCCCGTTGTTCCTGATGTGGACAGCTTGAATTCTGCCATGGCAGCTAGCATTCTTCTGTTTGAGGGCAGGAAGCAACTCTTAAAACTACTGCAAACATCTGGAAAGAAACATCAATGTAAAGCTGAGAGACAGTTTCCATGA